The following nucleotide sequence is from Candidatus Cloacimonadota bacterium.
ATAAGGATACTCCCTGCGGTCGTTGCAAGTCGAATCTTGCTTGAAAACTTGCCAAATTTCAAAAATTTGGCAAGTTTATTATCACATCCTCCAATTTTCTTTTCGGAACATGATGAACCTGCTTTTCATCACGATAATAACGGATATTTCCATTTTCTGAATCTTCCAGAACAACCTTCTCCTTCGGTTTCCCCAGGGCAATAACCAGCAGAATTTCATATTTTTCAGGAATACTTATCAATTCTCTCAAATTGTATCGCTGAACGGAACCAAACATACATCCGCCCAGTCCTTTT
It contains:
- a CDS encoding nitroreductase family protein, encoding EQPLRYILINSDSENEKVFSTLSWAGYLENWDGPKDGEKPSAYIVVLSEHSGKYVMSDAGIACQSILLGAAEKGLGGCMFGSVQRYNLRELISIPEKYEILLVIALGKPKEKVVLEDSENGNIRYYRDEKQVHHVPKRKLEDVIINLPNF